The following proteins are co-located in the Siansivirga zeaxanthinifaciens CC-SAMT-1 genome:
- a CDS encoding LemA family protein, which translates to MKKFLPWIIIAVVVFGLYSWAKGFNNTAVTLKETATKTWGDVESSYQRRNDLIGNLVKTVQGAADFEKSTLEAVIKARSEATKTTIDPSNITPEQLAAFNQAQSGLSSALSRLLVTVERYPDLKANQNFLELQSQLEGTENRINVARDRFNEAVEPYNKHIKTFPNSLLAGLFNFESLNYFKAEAGSEKAPDVDFNFK; encoded by the coding sequence ATGAAGAAATTTTTACCTTGGATAATTATTGCCGTAGTAGTATTTGGATTATACTCATGGGCCAAAGGGTTTAATAATACCGCAGTTACCTTAAAAGAAACCGCCACAAAAACTTGGGGAGATGTTGAAAGCAGTTACCAACGTAGAAACGACCTTATTGGTAATTTAGTTAAAACCGTACAAGGAGCTGCAGATTTTGAAAAAAGCACCCTTGAAGCTGTTATAAAAGCTAGAAGTGAAGCAACTAAAACGACTATAGATCCATCAAACATAACTCCAGAACAATTAGCAGCTTTTAATCAAGCGCAAAGTGGTTTAAGTAGTGCATTATCTCGTTTATTAGTAACGGTTGAAAGATATCCAGATTTAAAAGCAAACCAAAACTTCTTAGAATTACAAAGTCAGTTAGAAGGAACAGAAAATAGAATTAACGTTGCAAGAGACCGCTTTAATGAAGCCGTTGAGCCTTATAACAAGCACATTAAAACATTTCCAAACTCCTTACTTGCCGGATTATTTAATTTTGAAAGCTTAAATTACTTTAAAGCAGAAGCTGGAAGTGAAAAAGCACCAGATGTTGATTTTAATTTTAAATAA
- a CDS encoding TPM domain-containing protein has translation MLDKVENFLTNIEEQEIIEAIRVAELNTSGEIRVHIEKTSKGDATNRALEVFYALKMDNTKLQNAVLIYVAIEERAFVIYGDKGINDVVPDNFWDSTKDLMVSHFKLGNYKAGLVEGILKSGEQLKKYFPYNNLDTNELSNEISKG, from the coding sequence ATGCTAGATAAAGTTGAAAATTTCTTAACAAATATCGAAGAACAAGAAATTATTGAAGCTATTAGAGTAGCTGAATTAAACACCTCTGGCGAAATACGTGTACACATAGAAAAAACCTCTAAAGGCGATGCTACAAATCGTGCTTTGGAGGTTTTTTATGCTTTAAAAATGGATAACACCAAACTGCAAAACGCCGTTTTAATTTATGTTGCTATCGAAGAAAGAGCTTTTGTTATTTATGGTGACAAAGGTATTAACGATGTTGTACCCGATAATTTTTGGGATAGCACAAAAGATTTAATGGTGTCTCATTTTAAGTTAGGTAATTATAAAGCAGGATTGGTAGAAGGTATTTTAAAATCTGGCGAACAGCTTAAAAAATATTTCCCATACAACAATTTAGATACCAACGAACTCTCTAATGAAATTTCTAAAGGTTAA
- a CDS encoding MerR family transcriptional regulator: protein MYIELPEKRYYSIGEVAKAFNVNTSLIRFWEKEFDALKPKKNAKGNRKFTPEDIKNLKLIYHLVKERGFTLEGAKIHLKEDKKDTLNNFEIISKLENIKNQLIKIKENL, encoded by the coding sequence ATGTATATAGAATTACCAGAAAAACGATATTATAGCATTGGCGAAGTGGCTAAAGCTTTTAATGTAAATACCTCTTTAATTCGTTTTTGGGAAAAAGAATTCGATGCTCTTAAACCAAAGAAAAACGCCAAAGGAAACCGAAAATTTACTCCCGAGGACATTAAAAATTTAAAACTAATTTATCACTTAGTTAAAGAACGTGGTTTTACTTTAGAAGGTGCTAAAATTCACTTAAAAGAAGACAAAAAAGACACATTAAATAACTTTGAAATTATAAGTAAATTAGAAAATATTAAAAATCAACTCATTAAAATTAAAGAAAATCTTTAG
- the era gene encoding GTPase Era, with protein sequence MMHKAGFVNIIGNPNVGKSTLMNAFVGEKLSIITSKAQTTRHRILGIVNGDDFQMVLSDTPGIIKPAYELQESMMGFVKSAFEDADVLIYMVEIGEQELKDADFFNKITNSTIPVLLLLNKIDKSNQEQLESQVQLWAKKVPNAEIFPISALEGFNVKEVFNRIIELLPESPAFYPKDQLTDKPERFFINETIREKILLHYKKEIPYAVEVDTEEFFEEEHIIRVRAVIMVERETQKGIIIGHKGTALKRVGVEARKDLETFFGKQIHLETYVKVNKNWRSNQNQLKRFGYNN encoded by the coding sequence ATGATGCATAAAGCCGGTTTTGTAAATATTATAGGAAATCCGAACGTTGGAAAATCGACCCTCATGAATGCCTTTGTGGGTGAGAAATTATCGATTATAACATCTAAAGCACAAACAACACGCCATAGAATTTTGGGTATTGTTAATGGTGATGATTTTCAAATGGTTTTATCTGATACACCGGGTATTATTAAACCAGCTTACGAATTGCAAGAATCTATGATGGGATTTGTTAAATCTGCTTTTGAAGATGCCGATGTTTTAATTTACATGGTTGAAATAGGTGAACAAGAGTTAAAAGATGCTGATTTTTTTAATAAAATAACCAATTCTACAATACCAGTTTTACTTTTATTAAACAAAATAGATAAATCTAACCAGGAACAATTAGAGTCTCAAGTACAGTTATGGGCCAAAAAGGTGCCAAATGCCGAAATTTTTCCAATCTCAGCATTAGAAGGTTTCAATGTTAAAGAGGTTTTTAATAGAATTATTGAATTATTACCAGAATCACCAGCTTTTTATCCTAAAGACCAATTAACCGACAAACCAGAACGTTTCTTTATTAATGAAACCATAAGAGAAAAAATATTACTTCATTACAAAAAAGAAATTCCATATGCTGTAGAAGTTGATACCGAGGAATTTTTTGAAGAAGAACATATTATTCGTGTACGTGCTGTTATTATGGTCGAGCGAGAAACTCAAAAGGGAATTATTATTGGACATAAAGGTACAGCATTAAAACGAGTAGGTGTAGAAGCTAGAAAAGATTTAGAAACATTTTTTGGCAAACAAATTCACTTAGAAACCTATGTTAAGGTGAATAAAAACTGGCGCAGTAATCAAAATCAATTAAAACGTTTCGGATATAATAATTAA
- a CDS encoding TPM domain-containing protein, with translation MKFLKVKMLNLNYNIKSHLKVKTFFVLVITLLSFCVSFAQYKIPSKPDFQTSVYDYINLLTKTEKKSLEDKLIRYSDTTSTQIVIATISSTNGENIDYLGTKWAHSWGIGQAKEDNGVFILLAKDDRKISIKTGYGVEHLLTDAMSKRIIERDIIPYFKQNNYYGGLNRGADAIFEVLTGEYKGSRKESSDSGIPIQFIIIIIIFIIIIISMSKNNRGGHGGNRGNKQDGFDIWDAIILSNMGRGNYRGSGGFGGSSGGGFGGGGFGGGFGGGGFGGGGASGGW, from the coding sequence ATGAAATTTCTAAAGGTTAAAATGTTGAATTTAAATTACAATATCAAATCCCATTTAAAAGTTAAAACGTTTTTTGTACTTGTTATAACGTTGCTATCCTTTTGTGTTTCATTTGCACAATATAAAATCCCTTCGAAACCCGATTTTCAAACCAGTGTTTACGATTATATAAACTTACTAACCAAAACCGAAAAGAAAAGTTTAGAAGACAAGCTAATAAGATATTCCGATACAACATCAACCCAAATCGTTATTGCTACCATAAGCTCTACCAATGGTGAAAATATAGATTATTTAGGCACCAAATGGGCGCATTCCTGGGGCATTGGTCAAGCTAAAGAAGATAACGGTGTTTTTATTCTATTAGCAAAAGACGACAGAAAAATTTCTATTAAAACAGGGTATGGTGTCGAACATTTATTAACCGACGCTATGTCGAAGCGTATTATAGAACGCGATATCATTCCTTATTTCAAACAAAACAATTATTACGGCGGACTTAACCGTGGGGCTGATGCTATTTTTGAGGTTTTAACAGGAGAATATAAAGGCAGCAGAAAAGAATCGTCAGATTCTGGAATACCGATACAATTCATAATTATAATCATCATTTTTATAATTATTATCATTTCCATGTCGAAGAATAACCGTGGAGGCCACGGAGGAAATAGAGGCAATAAACAAGATGGCTTCGATATTTGGGATGCCATAATTTTAAGCAACATGGGGCGCGGTAATTACCGTGGTTCTGGCGGCTTTGGGGGCAGCTCTGGCGGAGGCTTCGGCGGTGGCGGTTTTGGAGGTGGCTTTGGAGGCGGCGGTTTTGGAGGCGGCGGTGCCTCAGGTGGTTGGTAA
- a CDS encoding FKBP-type peptidyl-prolyl cis-trans isomerase, whose product MKIIKSLSVLLVFLVMVSCNKGGVTNKPLKTEIDSVSYAIGMDVARNVQTNVSEMDKDLFIQGFVNALDSAELKIPQDKVQVLLSTYFQKKQLEARKKQQEEAEKRALDEFGDVKAEGEKFLEENKTKEGVKVTDSGLQYIVLKEGSGDKPTPMSRVKVHYHGTLADGTVFDSSVDRGEPATFGVGQVIKGWTEGLQLMTVGSKYKFFIPQELAYGASPRQGGPIKPFSPLVFEVELLEVLN is encoded by the coding sequence ATGAAAATAATTAAATCTTTAAGTGTTCTTTTAGTATTTTTAGTAATGGTTTCATGTAACAAAGGTGGTGTTACAAATAAACCTTTAAAAACAGAAATTGATTCGGTAAGTTATGCTATTGGAATGGATGTTGCACGTAATGTGCAAACTAATGTTTCGGAAATGGATAAAGATCTTTTTATTCAAGGTTTTGTAAATGCATTAGATTCTGCTGAATTAAAAATTCCACAAGATAAAGTTCAGGTGCTTTTAAGTACTTATTTCCAAAAGAAACAATTAGAAGCTAGAAAGAAACAACAAGAAGAAGCTGAGAAAAGAGCTTTAGATGAATTTGGTGATGTAAAGGCTGAAGGTGAAAAGTTTTTAGAAGAAAATAAAACTAAAGAAGGTGTTAAAGTAACAGATTCTGGCTTACAATATATCGTATTGAAAGAAGGTAGTGGCGATAAACCTACGCCAATGTCTCGAGTAAAAGTACACTATCATGGTACTTTAGCAGATGGAACTGTTTTTGATAGTTCTGTTGATAGAGGTGAGCCTGCTACTTTTGGTGTAGGTCAGGTTATTAAAGGTTGGACCGAAGGTTTACAGTTAATGACTGTTGGTTCTAAATATAAGTTTTTTATACCTCAAGAATTAGCATATGGTGCTTCACCACGTCAAGGAGGTCCTATTAAACCTTTTTCTCCATTAGTATTTGAAGTGGAGTTATTAGAAGTATTAAACTAA
- the der gene encoding ribosome biogenesis GTPase Der has product MSNIVAIVGRPNVGKSTFFNRLIQRREAIVDAVSGVTRDRHYGKADWNGKEFSLIDTGGYVLGSDDVFEAEIDKQVELAIEEADAIIFMVDVESGVTGMDEDVAKLLRKVKKPVFLVVNKVDNGKRAEDAVEFYSLGLGDYYTVASINGSGTGDLLDALVKALPEKETVVEDTLPRFAVVGRPNAGKSSFINALIGEDRYIVTDIAGTTRDSIDTKYNRFGFEFNLVDTAGIRRKSKVKEDLEFYSVMRSVRAIEHSDVCLIVLDANRGFDGQVQNIFWLAERNRKGIVILVNKWDLVEKDHKSTKEYEKAIRKQIEPFTDVPIIFISALSKQRIFKAIETAVEVYQNRSKKIKTSVLNEVFLPLIENYPPPAYKGKFVKIKYIMQLPTPQPQFAFFCNLPQYVKDPYKRFLENKLRENFDFKGVPVSVYMRKK; this is encoded by the coding sequence ATGAGTAATATAGTAGCTATAGTAGGTCGACCAAATGTAGGGAAGTCAACTTTTTTTAACCGTTTAATTCAGCGTAGAGAAGCTATTGTTGATGCCGTAAGCGGTGTAACCAGAGACAGACACTACGGTAAGGCAGATTGGAACGGTAAAGAGTTTTCTTTAATCGATACCGGTGGTTATGTATTAGGAAGTGATGATGTTTTTGAAGCTGAAATTGATAAACAAGTCGAACTAGCAATTGAAGAAGCAGACGCTATTATTTTTATGGTAGATGTTGAATCTGGCGTTACAGGAATGGATGAAGATGTTGCTAAATTACTTCGAAAAGTAAAAAAGCCCGTTTTTTTAGTTGTTAATAAAGTAGATAATGGAAAACGTGCGGAAGATGCTGTGGAGTTTTATTCATTAGGTCTTGGCGATTATTACACCGTTGCCAGTATTAACGGAAGTGGTACCGGCGATTTGTTAGATGCTTTAGTGAAAGCCTTACCAGAAAAAGAAACTGTTGTTGAAGACACGCTGCCTCGATTTGCTGTAGTGGGCCGTCCTAATGCTGGAAAATCATCGTTTATTAATGCTTTAATAGGTGAAGATAGATACATTGTTACCGATATTGCTGGAACAACAAGAGATTCTATTGATACAAAATACAATCGTTTTGGATTTGAATTCAACTTGGTAGATACAGCTGGTATCCGAAGAAAATCGAAAGTTAAAGAAGATTTAGAATTTTATTCGGTAATGCGAAGCGTTCGTGCCATTGAACACAGTGATGTCTGTTTAATTGTATTGGATGCAAATCGTGGTTTCGACGGTCAAGTACAAAATATATTTTGGTTGGCAGAACGCAACCGTAAAGGAATTGTTATTCTTGTTAATAAATGGGATTTGGTAGAGAAAGACCATAAGTCTACTAAAGAATACGAAAAAGCCATTAGAAAGCAAATAGAGCCTTTTACAGACGTGCCAATTATATTTATATCGGCATTGTCTAAACAACGTATATTTAAAGCAATTGAAACGGCTGTAGAAGTTTACCAAAACCGTTCTAAAAAGATTAAAACGAGTGTGCTTAACGAGGTGTTTTTACCATTAATAGAAAATTATCCGCCACCAGCATATAAGGGTAAATTTGTTAAGATTAAATATATAATGCAGTTGCCAACGCCACAGCCTCAGTTTGCATTTTTCTGTAATTTACCTCAGTACGTAAAAGATCCATACAAACGTTTTTTAGAAAACAAGCTACGTGAAAACTTCGATTTTAAAGGGGTTCCAGTAAGTGTTTATATGCGTAAGAAGTAA